ATATCTGAGACTTGATCATGCTGAGGTACTGGGCATAGGACATGGACTCCGTCTGCACCGTGTCTGGCTTGGTGGCAGTTGGGACCAGGTTGGGTGAATGTTTGGCGCTGTCGATGCTCTGCGAGAGGCACTCATACGCCAGCCGCTgcacagaaacaataaaaagttaGTGTAGTCCACTTAAAGGGCAGGTTCACTATCCGCTATAGTGCACAACTGCCTTGGCTTATGGCAAACAAGGAAGGGAAACTACTAGAAAACTTTTGTTTAAAAAGGACCACTTCACTTATTTTTAGATGTCTGTTACAGGAAGGCCTTAATCATCTTTATTTAAGGTTATGGTTGACAGTTTATTAAAGTGGGCAATTCATATTTGACTTTAATGACAcgcagttttatttatttccaggaAATACGCACTTGTattgaatgaaaacataaagcAAAAAGTAAATATCCGACATGGATGTTCGTGAACGCCTCTACACAATGACACAATCTGTTATTGTGTCTGACGAAGTCTTACCAAACACAACTCCAGCTGGTCGCAGAGGGCGTAAAACTCTTCTAGGCTTTTGTCAAATCGCTGCACAGATGCGTCGCTGCTTTTTCttaagagaaacaaacaagaaataattgtgtaaaaagtcaaaaagctAGCTGACAAGACATCCATTCAAAAAAAGTTTCTCCCCAACCACTACTTACATGCCGTTATCAATTGTCGTATTGTGGCTCAAGTTCATGGATGCAATCTTCATTAGGTTCTGGGtattaaaaaaaggacagatGAATACATTTAAAGTACATTGCTGTAGATAATTTATCAATTAGATCGGTAACGTTACATTTGACCAGACAGTAAACGTCGTCAGAAAGCAGACGTTAGCTAACGTTACTGTGACCAGATGTGCTCACACTTCAGCTAGCCATCAGATACCTGCAAGCTCTCTTTAAGCTGCGGAATGAGCATTTTAAATCTGAGAACTGGGTCAAAGTCTTGTTGTTGACTCAGCTGGCCCTGTTGTTGCTGTAACGAAGATGGTTGTTGTAAGCCGGGTTGAGACATCGGCCCaccgggctgctgctgctgagacgcCATCTTGATTAGCTACGACCGACGGAAATAAGAAAATATCCGgttcattgtttttcaaaataaaaacctttcttTAACTGAAAATACTACTTTTATTGTGTACACACtaaagtgcatttattttcttgataCATATGTGTTCTTAAGTATTATCCTATTATAAGCTTAgccaacattttaaaatcaaaattgtctgtttttactatttaattaagtgttgttgtatttaaatGGCGCCGCCTCTTAAATGGGATTGgccagtggttttgttttgaaggCAGCGCCGCAGCGTAGCAGGAGGGAGGGCCCTGCAGCCGTTGTTCTCTGGCAGAAACCCCGTAGTGCGACACAGCAGCGCCATTCGGTAACCGCTACAGTATCCAAAATGGCTGGAGCCGATGGAGACGACTCTCTCTACCCTATCGCCGTTCTCATTGATGAACTGCGAAATGAGGACGTTCAGGTACTAACACTTGTTTCGACATTAATTTGCGTTCATGTCGTGTTGTAAGGCTAAAGCAGTTTGGTATGTTTTCTTGATGGGCGTCTCGTTGCTAGCTCTTTAGCAAATATGCTAGGTAAGGCTCAAACCAAGGCCTGTCAGGAATGTTCTGCCGGGCGCACCCTGTCTTTCCAGTCTTGTTTGTTACTCGGGTTTACGGTGTTAATTTGTCGTTTTGGGCAGCGGTTGAAATCGCCCTCGGTCGTTTGGTGCTTATATAGACGTGCATCGTATTTTAAATCGAAAAGTGTAAGACAAGCTAACCAGGTCATTGGTTTGGCATCTAGCAGGATGCTAAAGCAATCACAACAGCAGGACGTCCAAGGCCTCTACGTGTGTAGCTCACTGTTGTTAACGTGTTTCTTCCTTGTAAGACAATCTAAGACTAACATTTCGATTCAGACACCGAAGTTCATATCAAGTTGAAACACCCATTATCTTCAGATATCTATTTGGGGCGTACCGCAACCCCAAAGATTAGAGATGGTactctctgtttgtttctggtaAATTCGAGTTTCTTGTAAATTTTACGGGAGGCGGGATGCGACCAGGCTTATTTTTCGACTGAAGTTATGAAATGTAATTACCCCTTATTGTGAACTCAATACTAATATGTCTGTTTTGTGTACAGTTACGTTTGAACAGCATCAAGAAGCTATCCACCATTGCTCTGGCCCTGGGTGTAGAGAGGACTCGCACTGAACTCCTTCCTTTCCTTACAGGTAAACAAGCCCATTTAAATACAGAACTGCTGATGTGTGGTACTTTGAGCTCATTAAAGTGGTTGCAATAACCTGCCATGACAGGTGATGTCATGTGTAACAAGTCTTTCTGTCATCCTTTAGACACCATCTATGATGAAGATGAGGTCCTCTTGGCTCTGGCTGAGCAGCTCGGCAATTTCACTATGTTGGTGGGAGGGCCGGAGTATGTCCACTGTCTCCTGGTGAGTTTAGTGGCATCAAAGTCATGACAGAGTTCATTTTTACACTTACTAGGAGCCATTGTTTTGCTtaagtaaaacagaaaactttAGGATTCATTACAAATGTCTAGATAGGCAACATACACCACCATATTTATTGTAACAACTGGTGATGCTGTTTAATACAGAGTTATGACCCTTGTACGTTCAATAGGTTTTGATAGATAGACCTAACCTTATTCCTCCTTGATACACAGCCTCCTCTGGAGAGTCTTGCAACAGTGGAAGAGACGGTAGTGAGAGACAAAGCCGTGGAATCCCTGCGTAAGATCTCTCAAGAGCACTCTCCAGTTGATCTGGAGGTCCATTTTGAGCCTTTAGTCAAGCGGCTGGCCAGTGGTGACTGGTTCACTTCTCGCACATCTGCCTGCGGCCTCTTTAGTGTGTGTTATCCTCGTGTGTCCAGCACTGTCAAGGCTGAGATCCGCCAGTAAGTGGGCTTCTTAATTATATGAAACGAGTTTTGCAGTATTGCGGATATGTGAGAGATTTGGTTCTGATTTTTGTGCTTATCTCTAGGCATTTCCGCACCTTGTGCTCCGATGACACTCCTATGGTGCGTCGCGCTGCAGCATCCAAACTGGGCGAGTTTGCCAAAGTACTGGAGCTGGATTATGTAAAAAGTGACATAATTTCCCTCTTCACTGCTCTGGCCTCTGatgagcaggtacacacactCACCCTCTTCTAAATTTATACTTCTGTTGTGGTGTTTTATGCAGGATGAGTGTGTTTGGTTCTTAAACCAAAACATTGCCCAACTGACCCTGTTAACTTTCTCCATCAGGACTCAGTGCGGCTGCTTGCAGTCGAGGCATGTGTCAGCATTGCCACTTTGCTGCCTCAGGAGGACCTGGAGACCCTAGTGATGCCAACCTTGCGCCAGGCTGCGGAAGACAAATCCTGGAGGGTCCGTTATATGGTGGCTGACAAGTTCTCCGAGGTAAGCACAAAGTCTCCCTTTTTCCCCCTGCTATAATCTCGATATGACAGATGAGGTGGCCCATTTAAAGCTGCCTTCTAGCTTTCGACTTCTTTCAACCATTTATTTCCAATAATATCAAACCAGGATTAAAGATGGAAGTATGAGACTGGCATTTCATGTTATCCAATGCATACTGCATGTAGGAAATATCAATAACTTGTATTAAAAACAGCACTGACTGGTGTACCAGAGTCAAAGTCTATGTCTTGACAAACTGCAAATGATCTCTGTTACTGCAAATGACgtaacacattaaacaaatggTATTTGCTGTGAAGTGTATTTCTTGCACAATGTTTGTAACCCTAATAAAACCATCTGAAGCCTGGAAATATTGGCTACTAGTTTGCAAGATGTCAATGTATCTTAACCCAGCTGGAGCAGAAAAATCTCCTTATGCCCTCAGTGCCTCTTTGATAGTCTTACACATTTTATCGTTCAGAAAGTCTCGTATCCTATTGTTGACTTTTGGtagtaacatttttttatgcCTACATGACAGAGCAGCTGTGGCTGTCACCTCTATATGTGTTTTGATCCAATCTCACATTTAACTCTGCAAAtaatcacttttgttttttcatttgcaaaGACCAAATGCATCTTATTGCGTTATTTTTAACTGAGGGGAAACGGCCTCCTCCTCAACTAAGTGATTGCGAGAA
This sequence is a window from Mugil cephalus isolate CIBA_MC_2020 chromosome 9, CIBA_Mcephalus_1.1, whole genome shotgun sequence. Protein-coding genes within it:
- the med29 gene encoding mediator of RNA polymerase II transcription subunit 29; the encoded protein is MASQQQQPGGPMSQPGLQQPSSLQQQQGQLSQQQDFDPVLRFKMLIPQLKESLQNLMKIASMNLSHNTTIDNGIKSSDASVQRFDKSLEEFYALCDQLELCLRLAYECLSQSIDSAKHSPNLVPTATKPDTVQTESMSYAQYLSMIKSQISCAKDIHNALLECSKKIAGKGQPQGIM